The following are from one region of the Polaribacter marinaquae genome:
- a CDS encoding RNA polymerase sigma factor, with protein MNLDKLVIDFQQKDVKAYEKLYNMYCNSISGVVNTIVKNDDVAQEITQDVFIKAWNKSDSYSSKKGRFFTWILNIARNAAIDYTRSKKFKQSKQNLNSDFFVDILETSDNLNNSTDAIGIKEFVKNLGDKCKSVIELLFFKGYTQKEASEELDIPLGTVKTRNRNCIAELRTMVGV; from the coding sequence ATGAATTTAGATAAACTAGTTATAGATTTTCAACAAAAGGATGTAAAAGCCTATGAAAAACTTTACAATATGTATTGTAATAGTATTTCTGGTGTTGTTAATACTATCGTAAAAAATGACGATGTTGCCCAAGAAATAACACAAGATGTTTTTATAAAAGCTTGGAACAAATCTGATTCTTACTCCTCTAAAAAAGGTAGATTTTTTACTTGGATTTTAAATATAGCAAGAAATGCAGCTATAGATTACACTCGTTCTAAGAAGTTTAAGCAGTCGAAACAAAACCTTAACTCAGATTTTTTCGTAGATATATTAGAAACAAGTGATAATCTAAATAATTCTACAGATGCAATAGGCATTAAAGAGTTTGTAAAAAACCTTGGTGATAAATGTAAATCTGTAATAGAATTGTTATTCTTTAAAGGCTACACACAAAAAGAAGCATCAGAAGAATTAGACATACCACTTGGTACAGTAAAAACACGCAATAGAAATTGTATTGCAGAATTAAGAACAATGGTAGGCGTTTAA
- a CDS encoding endonuclease: MMKKLLFSILTLTSLISFCQEAYYSDVNLQLSGTDLKDALATKIISTHTNTLDYTPGVWEASKVTDVNPTNSSEVLLIYGWENGSDSGITNDRQRGINNNGGGSTQWNREHVFARSLGNPNLGSVGPGADAHHLRPADPSTNSSRSNRKFGRGSGNSGFSTVDFHQGNDGPNTAAWYPGDEWKGDVARMMMYMYVRYGDVCLPTAVGVGSTASTPDDMIDLFLVWNVEDPVSDFEKARNTFHENTANTYAQGNRNPFIDNPFLATRIWGGDSAQDLWGIYTTNDTEAPSIPTNVTISNETFTTLDVSWNASTDNEAVTGYNIYVNGILTKQTTSATSVTLTDLVSNTTYAITVSSKDLVNNHSEQSVAVNGTTLQDTAAPSAPTNISASNISDSSFVLTWNASTDNNAVAEYDIYVDGTLNSTVSGLTETITGLTSSTAYTVYVIAVDSAGNESTQSNTVNVTTTEAGTGTATELFFSEYVEPNGGNNKALEIVNLTGGTVNLAGYSIKKQSNGAGGWIDEFDISTGNVKSIIPGDVFVIIHEGSDDPTLVAEADLLRVSNSSSNNGSPINFNGNDPVGLFKNGVLIDVIGEKGNASKHIENVTLRRNGDITAPNTTFDKTGEWTAFPENTFNGIGSHTVTLSTNSETLNGFKMYPNPVTGNKLFFNINEKATINIYNVLGKLVQSETIENANSSINVSKLSKGMYLLKLNTQNQSITKKFIKQ; the protein is encoded by the coding sequence ATGATGAAAAAATTACTTTTTAGTATTCTTACTTTAACCTCTTTAATTTCTTTCTGTCAAGAAGCTTATTATAGTGATGTTAATTTACAATTATCTGGTACAGATTTAAAAGATGCTTTAGCAACAAAAATTATTAGTACACACACAAATACATTAGATTATACTCCTGGGGTTTGGGAAGCGTCTAAAGTTACAGATGTTAATCCTACAAACTCTAGTGAAGTATTATTAATCTATGGATGGGAAAATGGGTCTGATAGCGGTATTACAAATGATCGTCAAAGAGGAATTAATAACAACGGTGGAGGAAGTACACAATGGAATAGAGAACATGTTTTTGCACGTTCTTTAGGAAACCCAAATTTAGGTTCAGTTGGTCCAGGTGCAGATGCACATCATTTAAGACCTGCTGATCCTTCAACAAATTCTTCTAGAAGCAATAGAAAATTTGGAAGAGGATCTGGAAATTCTGGATTTTCAACTGTAGATTTTCATCAAGGAAACGATGGACCAAACACAGCTGCTTGGTATCCTGGTGATGAATGGAAAGGAGATGTTGCAAGAATGATGATGTACATGTATGTTCGTTATGGCGATGTTTGTTTACCAACCGCAGTTGGTGTGGGTAGTACTGCTTCTACTCCAGATGATATGATTGATTTATTTTTAGTTTGGAATGTTGAAGATCCCGTATCAGATTTTGAAAAAGCTAGAAATACATTTCATGAAAATACAGCAAATACATATGCGCAAGGAAATAGAAATCCATTTATTGACAATCCATTTTTAGCTACAAGAATTTGGGGTGGAGATTCTGCTCAAGATTTATGGGGTATTTATACAACAAATGATACAGAAGCTCCCTCTATACCAACTAACGTAACAATTAGTAATGAAACTTTTACAACCCTAGATGTAAGCTGGAATGCTTCAACAGATAATGAAGCTGTAACAGGTTATAATATATATGTTAACGGAATTTTAACAAAGCAAACTACTTCTGCTACTTCTGTAACTTTAACAGATTTAGTTTCTAATACAACATATGCAATTACTGTATCTTCAAAAGATTTAGTAAATAATCATTCAGAACAAAGTGTCGCAGTAAACGGAACAACATTACAAGATACTGCAGCTCCTTCTGCTCCAACAAATATTTCTGCTAGTAATATTTCTGATAGTTCATTTGTGTTGACATGGAATGCTTCGACTGATAACAATGCAGTCGCTGAATATGATATTTATGTTGATGGAACATTAAATAGTACAGTTTCTGGACTAACAGAAACAATTACTGGTTTAACTTCTTCAACAGCTTACACTGTTTACGTTATTGCTGTTGATTCAGCTGGAAATGAATCTACTCAATCTAATACAGTAAATGTAACAACTACTGAAGCAGGAACTGGTACAGCAACTGAATTATTCTTTTCAGAATATGTAGAACCAAATGGCGGAAATAATAAAGCTTTAGAAATTGTTAACTTAACTGGTGGTACTGTTAATTTAGCAGGTTATTCAATAAAAAAACAATCTAATGGTGCTGGTGGTTGGATTGATGAATTTGATATCTCAACAGGAAATGTAAAAAGTATAATTCCTGGAGATGTATTTGTAATAATTCATGAAGGTTCTGATGATCCTACTTTGGTTGCCGAAGCAGATTTATTGCGAGTAAGTAATTCTTCTAGTAATAACGGATCTCCTATTAATTTTAATGGTAATGATCCTGTAGGTTTATTTAAAAATGGTGTATTAATTGACGTTATTGGTGAAAAAGGAAACGCTAGTAAACACATAGAAAATGTAACTTTAAGAAGAAACGGAGATATTACTGCACCTAACACTACTTTTGACAAAACAGGTGAATGGACTGCTTTTCCTGAAAACACATTTAACGGAATTGGAAGTCACACTGTAACTCTAAGTACAAATTCAGAGACTTTAAACGGTTTCAAAATGTATCCAAACCCTGTTACAGGTAACAAGTTATTTTTTAATATCAACGAAAAAGCAACTATAAATATTTATAATGTTTTAGGTAAATTGGTGCAATCAGAAACAATAGAAAACGCAAACAGTTCTATAAATGTTTCTAAGTTATCTAAAGGGATGTATTTATTAAAATTAAATACGCAAAACCAATCGATTACTAAAAAGTTTATCAAGCAATAA
- the recG gene encoding ATP-dependent DNA helicase RecG gives MNLDYPITYIKGVSVQRAALLYTELGIKTCNDLLNFYPFRYIDKTTFYAIKDLQPSTAEVQIVGKITRVKSVAQKRGSRLVATFQDATGTMELVWFKGQKWIKDALKINEPYVVYGKLNHYNGNFSIPHPDLELVKDYKKKLQSKMQPVYHSTEKLVNSGVSNKMIRGYVQNLIQQAFDIITESLSKDILEEYKLMPKREALLNAHFPKNQESLAKAQSRLKFEELFFIQLQLVRKKLINKTKIKGFVFENVGPIFNNFYSEKLPFDLTNAQKRVLKEIRKDVASAAHMNRLLQGDVGSGKTIVAILSMLLAIDNGYQATIMAPTEILANQHFTAVSELLEGLNVKVDILTGSVKTKKRREIHQNLEDGTLHILVGTHALLEDKVVFKNLGIAIIDEQHRFGVKQRAKLWAKNTLPPHILVMTATPIPRTLAMSVYGDLDISVIDELPPGRKEVKTVHRFDSNRLSVFKFMKDEIDKGRQVYLVYPLIEESEAMDYKDLMDGYESVAREFPSPKYQISIVHGKMKPADKEFEMQRFVKGETQIMVATTVIEVGVNVPNASVMIIESSERFGLSQLHQLRGRVGRGADQSYCILLSSYKLSEEAKTRLKTMVDTTDGFKIAEVDLKLRGPGNIMGTQQSGVLNLKIADVVKDSKILVAARNTAISVLQDDSNLSKEENLPIKQAYIKMTKSSKIWSNIS, from the coding sequence TTGAATTTAGATTATCCAATAACATATATTAAAGGTGTAAGTGTGCAAAGAGCTGCTCTTTTGTATACAGAATTGGGTATTAAAACATGTAATGATTTACTTAATTTTTATCCTTTTAGATACATAGATAAAACTACTTTTTACGCAATAAAAGATTTACAACCAAGTACAGCAGAAGTTCAAATTGTTGGTAAGATTACTAGAGTAAAATCTGTGGCTCAAAAAAGAGGAAGTAGGTTAGTGGCAACATTTCAAGACGCTACTGGCACCATGGAACTAGTTTGGTTTAAAGGGCAAAAATGGATTAAAGATGCTTTAAAAATTAACGAGCCATACGTGGTTTACGGTAAATTAAACCATTATAATGGTAATTTTAGTATTCCGCACCCAGATTTAGAATTGGTTAAAGATTATAAAAAAAAGTTGCAAAGCAAAATGCAACCTGTTTATCATTCCACAGAAAAATTAGTAAATTCGGGTGTTTCTAATAAAATGATTCGAGGTTATGTGCAAAATCTAATTCAACAGGCGTTTGATATTATTACAGAGAGTTTATCTAAAGATATTTTAGAAGAATACAAGTTAATGCCCAAAAGAGAGGCACTTTTAAATGCTCATTTCCCTAAAAATCAAGAAAGTTTAGCCAAAGCACAAAGCAGATTAAAATTTGAAGAATTATTTTTTATTCAATTACAATTAGTTAGAAAAAAGCTAATTAATAAAACAAAAATTAAAGGTTTTGTATTTGAAAATGTAGGACCAATTTTTAATAATTTTTATTCAGAAAAACTTCCTTTTGACTTAACAAATGCACAAAAAAGAGTTTTAAAAGAAATTAGAAAAGATGTTGCCTCTGCAGCACACATGAACAGACTTTTACAAGGCGATGTTGGTTCTGGTAAAACAATTGTTGCAATTTTATCGATGCTTTTAGCTATCGATAACGGCTATCAAGCAACCATTATGGCGCCAACAGAAATTTTAGCAAATCAACATTTTACAGCAGTATCAGAATTATTAGAAGGCTTAAATGTAAAGGTAGATATATTAACAGGTTCTGTAAAAACAAAAAAAAGAAGAGAAATTCATCAAAATTTAGAAGATGGCACTTTACATATATTAGTAGGTACACATGCTTTGTTAGAAGATAAAGTTGTTTTTAAAAACTTAGGAATAGCAATTATTGATGAGCAACACAGATTCGGAGTTAAGCAAAGAGCTAAATTATGGGCAAAAAATACATTGCCACCTCATATTTTAGTAATGACGGCTACACCAATTCCTAGAACTTTAGCAATGTCTGTTTATGGTGATTTAGACATATCTGTAATTGATGAGTTGCCTCCTGGCAGAAAAGAAGTTAAAACTGTACACAGGTTTGATAGCAATAGATTGTCTGTTTTTAAATTTATGAAAGATGAAATAGATAAAGGCAGGCAGGTTTATTTAGTGTATCCGTTAATAGAAGAATCCGAAGCTATGGATTATAAAGATTTAATGGATGGTTATGAAAGTGTTGCAAGAGAATTTCCATCACCAAAATACCAAATAAGTATTGTACATGGTAAAATGAAACCTGCTGATAAAGAATTTGAAATGCAACGTTTTGTAAAAGGCGAAACACAAATCATGGTAGCCACAACTGTTATAGAGGTTGGGGTTAATGTGCCTAATGCGAGTGTAATGATTATTGAAAGTTCCGAAAGATTTGGACTTTCACAATTGCATCAACTAAGAGGAAGAGTAGGTAGAGGTGCAGATCAAAGTTATTGTATTTTACTATCTAGTTATAAATTATCTGAAGAAGCTAAAACACGTCTTAAAACAATGGTAGATACCACCGATGGATTTAAAATTGCTGAAGTAGATTTAAAATTAAGAGGTCCGGGAAATATTATGGGAACGCAACAAAGTGGTGTTTTAAATCTTAAAATAGCAGATGTAGTCAAAGATTCTAAAATTTTGGTTGCCGCTAGAAATACAGCTATTTCTGTTTTACAAGATGATAGTAATTTATCGAAAGAAGAAAACTTACCAATAAAACAAGCATATATAAAAATGACCAAATCATCTAAGATTTGGTCAAATATAAGTTAA
- a CDS encoding RsmB/NOP family class I SAM-dependent RNA methyltransferase gives MRLHRNLTFAVIDSIRDIFNEGVYADKAVEKALKRDKRWGARDRKFVAETIYDIVRWNRLYAEIAEVKVPYDRDNIWRLFSVWCILRGIALPDWNQIGDVPERRIKGRFAELSKTRKFRESIPDWMDELCEKELGNEVWTKEIAALNEQAKVILRTNTLNISKELLQKKLRAENVITEFVPNHPDALVLPERANVFKTEAFHNGFFEVQDASSQLVAAYLDVKPGMKVVDTCAGAGGKTLHLSALMKNKGQVIAMDIYESKLRKLKVRAKRNKAHNIDLRVIDSTKPIKKLHGKADRVLIDAPCSGLGVIRRNPDSKWKLQPEFIDNIKKVQQDVLQQYSKMVKPGGKMVYATCSILPSENQDQVNNFLTSEAGKDFTFVKDKKVLAQISGFDGFYMALLEKKQA, from the coding sequence ATGAGATTACATAGAAATTTAACTTTTGCTGTAATAGACAGTATTAGAGATATATTTAACGAAGGTGTTTATGCTGATAAAGCTGTAGAAAAAGCCTTAAAAAGAGACAAACGTTGGGGCGCAAGAGACCGTAAATTTGTTGCAGAAACAATTTACGACATTGTAAGATGGAATAGACTTTATGCAGAAATTGCCGAAGTAAAAGTACCTTATGATAGAGATAATATTTGGAGACTCTTTTCTGTTTGGTGTATTCTAAGAGGAATTGCTTTACCAGACTGGAACCAAATTGGTGATGTACCAGAAAGAAGAATTAAAGGTCGTTTTGCAGAACTTTCTAAAACAAGAAAATTTAGAGAATCTATACCAGATTGGATGGATGAATTATGCGAAAAAGAATTAGGAAATGAAGTTTGGACCAAAGAAATTGCCGCTTTAAACGAGCAAGCAAAAGTTATTTTAAGAACTAATACTTTAAACATTTCTAAAGAATTACTTCAAAAAAAGTTACGAGCAGAAAACGTAATTACAGAATTTGTACCAAATCATCCAGATGCATTGGTATTACCAGAAAGAGCAAATGTGTTTAAAACAGAAGCTTTTCACAATGGTTTTTTTGAAGTTCAAGATGCTTCTTCTCAGTTGGTTGCTGCTTATTTAGATGTTAAACCCGGTATGAAAGTAGTAGATACTTGTGCAGGTGCTGGTGGTAAAACTTTACATTTATCTGCTTTAATGAAAAACAAAGGGCAAGTTATTGCTATGGATATTTACGAAAGCAAACTACGTAAACTAAAAGTAAGAGCAAAAAGAAACAAGGCCCACAATATAGATTTAAGAGTTATCGACTCTACAAAACCTATAAAAAAATTACACGGTAAAGCAGATAGAGTTTTAATAGATGCACCATGTTCTGGATTAGGTGTTATTAGAAGAAACCCAGATTCTAAATGGAAATTACAACCAGAATTTATAGATAATATTAAAAAAGTTCAACAAGACGTTTTACAACAATATTCTAAAATGGTTAAACCAGGCGGAAAAATGGTGTATGCTACTTGTTCTATACTTCCTTCAGAAAATCAAGATCAAGTTAATAATTTCTTAACATCAGAAGCAGGAAAAGACTTTACTTTTGTAAAAGATAAAAAAGTTTTAGCTCAAATTTCTGGTTTCGACGGATTTTATATGGCGCTTTTAGAAAAAAAACAAGCTTAA
- a CDS encoding DUF11 domain-containing protein yields the protein MKKEIIKILMVFFLVLKTTILFSFSEKSSLLSKDLASLKISTNKINPAVNDISLLPKNTIVPLINDTTNFTSLTVTGTEFCPIIGSCIDDWTGNGANVIDGDTDNFSRASILLGGDAEVLSITYPTEDIPAGSYAGFRIRNASLLSLLSNNTAIRTRDVNGDIVDTYNLEGSLISALDFSNATNVGFVTTGNFRTIEIVFGGDLLKTGSLDVFYPFIKLYQENSTSLTCNDVNTITNPQFPVEVVDVGVTGVNVSLLGDVIQNQEFLIDSDLTNHATLNAGLVGVGVLATSYISIAKQADFSTGVVTPFSSNTYAGFNITSANLLTADVIGNITISTYLDNVFQEDNSNYNALVNLPLLSSDTQNVGFVTTKPYDEIRITVSQPIGVNLGEIQVNYPVVKKYCVSNPFNCNEQVSWVNSNHPVEISTVNSNGLVAAGGTIDNIDNIINSDTTDYAEIDLSVGVISSLEIGVYDVLQEYSGPQFVGFEIETATLLDVNLLNNISLSTYLNGVATGDSVSGANILLSAPLLVGLNKQTIGMVTSNIFDEVRLEFNTTVGANLGVFRIYNSTIKKLCTKELACSETYYLNSPEFSTYVDYSKSGVSGLVCVGCNVSNTDAILSASNSDFASINITAGVAATGSLAVRDATNAYPANSTAGFVVKSNSSIVEVSLFDSITIETLDQNGNVLESASGSDLIDLTVLINLLGGTPNGIYNLGFETTQKYYGIQITVAKLVDVNTNLDLTDNNDLDIYGAFVDTRGATGAGFEFCLDTDKDTVLDVNDLDDDNDGIIDAEENGGINPILDSDGDTILDYKDSDTPGFVDSNLDGVDDRFDLDLDGIIDQHDTDADGDGCPDAIEGAGNFIFDDLVNNNFGTIAETSVGTSLGIPLLNGVLASQRITPAVRDNLDNYSCFIDLSIVKTVENPVVKLGETVIFNITITNNGGLIANNVVVKDVLPEGLTYNESSSSIPNNTLYNPETGLWSFGTVQIKQGESFTLKLASNIIEKGILKINKTEVFTFNNAQNEFDSIANSDD from the coding sequence ATGAAAAAAGAGATTATTAAAATTTTGATGGTATTTTTTTTAGTTTTAAAAACTACGATTCTTTTTTCTTTTTCAGAAAAATCTAGTTTACTAAGTAAAGATTTAGCTTCTTTAAAAATATCTACCAACAAAATAAACCCTGCAGTAAACGATATTAGTTTATTGCCTAAAAATACGATTGTACCTTTAATAAATGATACTACAAATTTTACTTCATTAACCGTTACAGGCACTGAATTTTGCCCAATCATTGGAAGTTGTATAGATGATTGGACAGGAAACGGAGCAAATGTAATTGATGGCGATACCGATAATTTTTCTAGAGCATCAATTTTATTAGGTGGTGATGCTGAGGTTTTATCAATTACATATCCTACAGAAGATATTCCTGCAGGTTCATATGCTGGTTTTAGAATTAGAAATGCTTCACTATTAAGTTTGTTAAGTAATAATACTGCTATTAGAACAAGAGATGTAAATGGAGATATTGTAGATACTTATAATTTAGAAGGCAGTTTAATATCGGCACTAGATTTTAGTAATGCTACTAATGTAGGTTTTGTTACTACGGGTAATTTTAGAACAATAGAAATTGTATTTGGCGGAGATTTGCTTAAAACAGGTAGTTTAGATGTTTTCTATCCATTTATAAAACTCTATCAAGAAAATTCAACTTCTTTAACTTGTAATGATGTAAATACAATTACAAATCCACAATTTCCAGTAGAAGTTGTAGATGTGGGTGTAACAGGTGTTAATGTGTCTTTATTAGGTGATGTTATTCAAAATCAAGAATTTTTAATTGATTCAGATTTAACAAATCATGCAACTTTAAATGCAGGTTTAGTTGGGGTAGGTGTTCTAGCAACTTCATATATTTCAATAGCAAAACAAGCAGATTTTTCAACAGGTGTTGTTACTCCTTTCTCATCAAATACTTATGCTGGTTTTAACATAACTTCGGCTAATTTATTAACCGCAGATGTAATTGGTAACATCACTATTTCTACATATTTAGATAATGTTTTTCAAGAAGATAATTCTAATTACAACGCTTTGGTAAATCTACCATTATTAAGTTCAGACACTCAAAATGTAGGTTTTGTTACAACAAAGCCTTATGATGAAATTAGAATAACTGTTTCACAACCAATTGGTGTAAATTTAGGTGAAATTCAAGTGAATTATCCTGTTGTAAAAAAATATTGCGTTAGCAATCCTTTTAACTGTAATGAGCAAGTTTCTTGGGTTAATTCAAATCATCCGGTAGAAATCTCTACTGTAAATAGCAATGGTTTGGTTGCTGCTGGCGGAACCATAGATAATATCGATAATATTATAAATTCAGATACTACAGATTATGCCGAAATAGATTTAAGCGTTGGTGTAATTTCTAGTCTAGAAATTGGTGTTTATGATGTTTTGCAAGAATATTCAGGGCCTCAATTTGTAGGTTTCGAAATTGAAACAGCAACTTTATTAGATGTAAATCTTTTAAATAACATTTCATTATCTACCTACTTAAATGGGGTTGCAACTGGTGATAGTGTTAGCGGCGCTAATATACTTTTAAGTGCACCACTTTTAGTGGGGTTAAATAAGCAAACAATTGGTATGGTTACTTCTAATATTTTTGATGAAGTAAGATTAGAGTTTAATACAACGGTAGGTGCAAATTTAGGTGTTTTTAGAATTTATAATTCTACGATAAAAAAATTGTGTACTAAAGAATTAGCCTGTAGCGAAACCTATTACTTGAATTCGCCAGAATTTTCTACTTATGTAGATTATTCAAAATCTGGCGTTTCTGGTTTAGTTTGTGTAGGCTGTAATGTTTCTAATACAGACGCGATATTATCTGCTTCAAATTCAGATTTTGCATCAATAAATATTACAGCAGGTGTTGCTGCAACTGGTAGTTTGGCAGTTAGAGACGCTACAAATGCTTATCCAGCAAATTCTACTGCAGGTTTTGTAGTTAAATCAAATTCTTCAATAGTAGAAGTTTCTTTGTTTGATAGTATAACTATAGAAACTTTAGACCAAAATGGTAATGTACTAGAATCTGCTTCTGGTTCAGACTTAATTGATTTAACTGTTTTAATTAATCTTTTAGGAGGAACACCTAACGGAATTTATAATTTAGGTTTTGAAACCACACAGAAATATTACGGAATTCAAATTACTGTTGCAAAATTGGTAGACGTAAATACAAATTTAGATCTAACAGATAATAATGATTTAGATATTTACGGTGCTTTTGTAGACACGCGAGGCGCAACAGGTGCTGGTTTTGAGTTTTGTTTAGACACAGATAAAGATACAGTGCTTGATGTTAATGATTTAGATGATGATAATGATGGTATTATTGATGCTGAAGAAAACGGAGGTATAAATCCTATTTTAGATTCAGACGGAGACACAATTTTAGATTACAAAGATTCTGATACTCCTGGTTTTGTAGATTCTAATTTAGACGGAGTAGATGATAGATTTGATTTAGATTTAGACGGAATTATAGATCAACATGATACAGATGCCGATGGTGATGGATGTCCGGATGCTATTGAGGGTGCAGGGAATTTTATTTTTGATGATTTGGTAAATAATAATTTTGGAACAATTGCAGAAACATCTGTAGGAACAAGTTTAGGCATTCCATTGTTAAATGGTGTTTTGGCTTCTCAAAGAATAACACCAGCAGTTCGTGATAATTTAGATAATTACTCTTGTTTTATAGATTTATCTATTGTTAAAACTGTAGAAAATCCTGTTGTTAAACTTGGCGAGACCGTAATTTTTAATATTACGATTACAAATAACGGAGGTTTAATTGCGAATAATGTTGTTGTAAAAGATGTTTTACCAGAAGGATTGACCTATAATGAAAGTTCTTCTTCTATTCCAAATAATACATTATACAATCCAGAAACTGGCTTATGGAGTTTTGGAACGGTTCAAATAAAACAAGGCGAATCGTTTACCTTAAAATTAGCATCAAACATTATAGAAAAAGGTATTTTAAAGATAAATAAAACAGAAGTTTTTACATTTAACAATGCACAAAATGAATTCGATTCCATTGCAAATTCTGATGATTAA
- a CDS encoding anti-sigma factor: MDIQKYIESGILELYVAGSLSEKENEEVYNAVKKSPELLAEVTSIENAIVKLTAAAKKDSTYLFTDILKGINNNDTKVIKIAERKTNWTQFTGWAAAVLLGSTLIWSISKNNKLQEQVASEKVQLEEQIEKASNSLAEAEKLITVFRDKEIISVPLDGQKVSPDSYAKVYWDKKTKSIYLDAKGLPEPPKGKVYQVWSLKMSPLTPTSLGTIDTFTADTNKIFTIENANESEAFGITLEDEGGSESPTLEQLYALGAVVASTP, encoded by the coding sequence ATGGATATACAAAAATACATAGAATCAGGAATTTTAGAACTGTATGTAGCAGGCTCTCTCTCTGAAAAAGAGAATGAAGAAGTGTACAATGCAGTTAAAAAAAGCCCAGAACTTTTGGCCGAAGTTACCTCAATAGAAAATGCTATTGTAAAATTAACTGCTGCTGCAAAAAAAGATTCAACTTATTTATTTACAGATATTTTAAAGGGCATAAATAATAACGATACAAAAGTAATTAAAATTGCAGAACGCAAAACTAACTGGACTCAGTTTACTGGTTGGGCAGCTGCTGTACTTTTAGGAAGTACATTAATTTGGTCTATTTCTAAAAACAATAAATTACAAGAACAAGTTGCATCAGAAAAAGTACAACTTGAAGAACAAATAGAGAAAGCTTCTAATAGTTTAGCAGAAGCAGAAAAACTAATTACAGTTTTTAGAGATAAAGAAATTATATCAGTACCACTAGACGGACAGAAAGTTTCTCCGGATTCTTACGCTAAAGTTTATTGGGACAAGAAAACAAAAAGTATTTATTTAGATGCTAAAGGATTACCAGAACCACCAAAAGGTAAAGTTTACCAGGTTTGGTCTTTAAAAATGAGTCCTTTAACACCTACAAGTTTAGGTACAATCGATACTTTTACAGCAGATACTAATAAGATTTTCACTATTGAAAACGCAAATGAATCTGAAGCGTTTGGTATTACTTTAGAAGATGAAGGTGGTAGCGAGTCTCCAACTTTAGAGCAATTATATGCTTTAGGTGCTGTGGTAGCTTCTACTCCGTAA